Proteins encoded within one genomic window of Dermatophilus congolensis:
- a CDS encoding YceD family protein, with translation MTELDPHGPLVIDTRCLNRRAGSMVEDAFDAVAPSRIGTDVLGVEEGTPMHVDFRLESVIEGILVSGEMRARATGACVRCLDDIDESVDVSFQELFAYADRAARHEKVGDEDEDQRVIEGDLIDLEPVIVDAVVLSLPFQPVCDEDCPGLCSTCGDHLAEDPQHSHDQTDPRWAALAHLRQEVAQTSDGDTDPEKRN, from the coding sequence ATGACCGAGCTTGATCCGCACGGGCCTTTGGTGATTGATACCCGGTGCTTGAATCGCAGGGCTGGGTCGATGGTGGAAGATGCCTTCGATGCAGTTGCCCCCTCACGTATTGGCACTGATGTGCTGGGGGTTGAAGAAGGAACTCCTATGCATGTGGATTTCCGGCTGGAGTCTGTGATCGAGGGAATCCTCGTGAGTGGAGAAATGCGGGCGCGTGCTACCGGTGCTTGCGTGCGGTGCTTGGACGACATTGACGAGTCAGTCGATGTGAGCTTTCAAGAATTGTTCGCCTACGCCGATCGTGCCGCTCGTCATGAAAAGGTCGGTGATGAAGACGAGGACCAGCGGGTTATCGAGGGCGACTTGATCGATCTTGAACCCGTCATCGTGGATGCGGTGGTGTTGTCGCTGCCGTTCCAGCCGGTGTGTGATGAGGACTGTCCTGGTCTGTGTTCAACATGCGGAGACCACCTGGCGGAGGATCCTCAGCACTCACACGACCAGACCGATCCTCGTTGGGCTGCGCTGGCTCATCTCCGTCAGGAGGTTGCTCAGACCAGCGATGGTGACACCGATCCAGAGAAGAGGAACTGA
- the rpmF gene encoding 50S ribosomal protein L32: protein MAVPKRKMSRSNTRSRRAQWKTTVSTLASCPTCTQPKRPHVACPSCGVYNGRHYSAAERSELQD from the coding sequence GTGGCTGTCCCCAAGCGGAAGATGTCGCGCTCCAATACCCGTTCGCGTCGTGCGCAGTGGAAGACAACTGTGTCCACGTTGGCTTCGTGCCCCACGTGTACACAGCCCAAGCGCCCGCATGTGGCTTGCCCGTCGTGTGGCGTTTACAACGGCCGTCATTATTCGGCCGCGGAGCGCTCCGAGCTCCAGGACTGA
- the rnc gene encoding ribonuclease III, producing MASKHKTTHQRRPVGELTEKIVAIIGGTVDSGIVDHALTHRSYAYENGGLPNNERLEFLGDSVLGLVVTESLYADHPDLAEGQLAKLRAAVVNMRALAKVARELGVGDYLLLGRGEESTGGRNKASILADTMEALIGTVYLERGLEGARVFVHHILDPLLEKSAQLGAALDWKTSLQELSSVMSIGTPEYRVSEEGPDHEKVFTASVVVGEEVLGTGVGRSKKQAEQQAAEFAWTMLKERQEKAEAVVSATEAEVAEAVVDSVEQVNKKG from the coding sequence ATGGCGTCAAAACACAAGACGACACATCAGCGGCGACCGGTTGGCGAGCTCACTGAGAAGATCGTTGCGATCATCGGTGGCACCGTTGACAGCGGCATCGTCGATCACGCGTTGACACACCGTTCGTATGCCTACGAGAACGGTGGTCTTCCTAATAACGAGCGCCTGGAATTCCTTGGAGACTCGGTGCTTGGTCTGGTTGTAACTGAGTCGCTTTATGCCGATCATCCTGATTTGGCAGAAGGCCAGTTGGCTAAGTTGCGCGCCGCTGTGGTGAATATGCGGGCCTTAGCGAAGGTGGCTCGTGAGCTTGGCGTTGGCGATTACCTTCTTCTTGGTCGAGGTGAGGAAAGCACAGGAGGGCGGAATAAGGCCTCCATCCTCGCCGACACGATGGAAGCGCTTATTGGCACGGTGTACTTGGAAAGAGGCCTGGAGGGTGCACGCGTATTCGTTCACCACATCCTTGACCCGCTGCTTGAAAAGTCAGCTCAGCTTGGTGCTGCTTTGGACTGGAAAACTTCACTCCAAGAGCTGTCCAGCGTGATGTCTATCGGCACTCCGGAGTACCGAGTCAGTGAAGAAGGACCTGACCACGAGAAAGTTTTCACCGCCTCCGTTGTGGTGGGTGAAGAAGTGCTCGGGACCGGGGTTGGCCGCAGCAAAAAACAAGCAGAGCAACAAGCCGCTGAATTTGCGTGGACGATGCTGAAGGAACGTCAAGAAAAAGCCGAAGCTGTTGTTTCCGCTACTGAGGCAGAGGTAGCTGAGGCGGTAGTTGACTCCGTTGAACAGGTGAATAAGAAGGGCTAG
- the mutM gene encoding bifunctional DNA-formamidopyrimidine glycosylase/DNA-(apurinic or apyrimidinic site) lyase encodes MPELPEVEVVRRGLADHVVGKAFARVSLRGTRVARRHVLGPEHLSAQITGARVRAVDRRGKYLWLVLEPAHEVAAQGSALMALIVHLGMSGQMLVQDCHLEAPKHTHAQFWLSDGPVKNSAEPISSEGKVLRFVDQRTFGGLALAELGAPSQGHPFGVPVPVAHIAPDPLEPIFDAEQVSARIRSSNSEVKRRLLDQGVVSGIGNIYADESLWRAGIHGQRRSSSLQQSDLVALLGHAQDVMRDALAQGGTSFDSLYVNVNGQSGYFSRSLDAYGREGKPCRRCGTLMRRIQFTNRSSTFCPSCQRLP; translated from the coding sequence GTGCCTGAACTCCCCGAAGTTGAAGTTGTGCGTAGAGGCCTTGCTGATCATGTAGTCGGCAAGGCCTTTGCGCGTGTGTCCTTACGCGGCACCAGGGTGGCACGCCGCCATGTGCTGGGCCCAGAACATTTGAGTGCGCAGATTACGGGGGCGCGCGTACGAGCAGTGGACCGACGGGGTAAGTATTTGTGGCTGGTACTTGAACCAGCGCATGAGGTGGCAGCGCAAGGGTCTGCTCTTATGGCTTTGATCGTCCACTTGGGGATGAGTGGGCAGATGCTTGTTCAAGATTGTCACCTTGAGGCCCCCAAACATACCCATGCGCAGTTTTGGCTATCTGATGGCCCAGTGAAGAATTCTGCCGAACCCATCTCCTCTGAGGGAAAGGTGCTGCGGTTTGTGGATCAACGCACCTTTGGTGGGTTGGCGCTGGCCGAGTTGGGTGCTCCCAGCCAGGGGCATCCTTTCGGCGTGCCTGTTCCGGTAGCCCATATTGCTCCCGATCCGCTTGAACCAATCTTTGATGCAGAGCAGGTAAGTGCACGGATCCGTAGCTCGAATAGTGAAGTGAAACGGCGACTGCTCGATCAAGGGGTCGTTTCAGGTATCGGCAATATTTATGCAGATGAGTCGTTGTGGCGCGCAGGTATTCATGGCCAGCGCCGTTCGTCGTCTTTACAGCAGTCCGATCTTGTTGCTCTTCTTGGCCACGCTCAAGATGTCATGCGTGATGCTCTGGCCCAAGGCGGGACGAGTTTTGATTCGCTGTATGTGAATGTCAACGGCCAGAGTGGATATTTCTCACGTTCCTTGGATGCCTATGGCCGCGAGGGTAAACCGTGCCGACGATGCGGGACCCTGATGCGACGGATCCAGTTCACTAATCGCAGCTCGACGTTCTGCCCGAGTTGTCAGCGCCTGCCCTAG
- a CDS encoding helix-turn-helix domain-containing protein has translation MESLPSITATLELIPTKLRHFREHQNVSLTRLSALTGISTSTLSRLEHGQRKPSLELLLPISAALCVSLDELIAPPRIVDPRVRSTPERTAGRTFIRLTHHPHNPQAYKVTIPALHEPRTLRSHDGYEWMYVLSGRLRLLLGDKDFVLKPGEAAEFDTAVPHWFGAVGKHPVELLTMFSSQGERLHLRTSLGNSPSS, from the coding sequence GTGGAGTCTCTCCCGTCGATCACCGCCACTTTGGAGCTCATCCCTACCAAGCTGCGTCACTTCCGGGAACATCAGAACGTCTCGTTGACCAGACTTTCTGCACTGACAGGAATCTCGACAAGCACGCTTTCGCGACTGGAACACGGCCAACGCAAACCCAGCCTGGAACTGCTGCTACCGATTTCCGCCGCACTTTGCGTCTCTCTCGACGAACTCATCGCCCCGCCGCGCATCGTCGATCCACGCGTCCGCAGCACACCAGAACGGACAGCGGGGCGAACCTTTATCCGTCTTACCCACCACCCCCATAACCCGCAGGCTTACAAGGTGACCATTCCAGCCCTCCACGAGCCGCGCACCCTGCGCAGCCACGACGGCTATGAATGGATGTACGTGCTCAGTGGCCGACTCCGCCTTCTTCTAGGAGACAAGGACTTCGTCCTCAAACCAGGTGAAGCCGCCGAGTTCGACACTGCCGTCCCTCACTGGTTCGGCGCAGTTGGCAAGCACCCAGTCGAGCTGCTGACGATGTTCAGCAGCCAGGGAGAACGGCTTCATCTACGTACGTCGCTCGGCAATAGCCCCTCGTCCTAG
- a CDS encoding DUF2938 domain-containing protein: MKLKHLGHAACVGVGATAVMDVGAQIIQRTTGTPPLNLDLVGRWIGHMRRGAFAHESIMTAEPVEREHEIGLVAHYAIGVGFALAFVAVRPGWLDKPTLVPAMTAGLATCAAPWLLMQPAWGMGLAASTLPDPATTRLRTVRAHAMYGLGLWASAWIPMAMCSAENYRTDATSASVGHPLATQP; the protein is encoded by the coding sequence ATGAAACTCAAGCATCTTGGTCACGCCGCATGTGTCGGCGTCGGTGCCACGGCCGTGATGGACGTCGGTGCGCAGATCATCCAACGCACGACTGGCACCCCGCCACTCAACCTCGACCTCGTTGGTCGATGGATCGGCCACATGCGACGCGGAGCATTTGCCCACGAATCGATCATGACTGCTGAACCAGTCGAGCGCGAGCATGAGATCGGCCTCGTGGCTCACTACGCCATCGGAGTCGGGTTTGCCCTCGCCTTCGTCGCCGTGCGACCAGGCTGGCTCGACAAGCCCACCCTGGTGCCAGCCATGACGGCGGGTCTTGCAACATGCGCAGCACCCTGGCTGCTCATGCAACCTGCGTGGGGCATGGGCCTGGCCGCCTCCACACTTCCGGACCCGGCGACGACACGACTGCGCACTGTGCGAGCACATGCAATGTACGGCCTGGGGCTCTGGGCCTCGGCCTGGATACCTATGGCCATGTGTAGCGCTGAGAACTATCGGACGGATGCCACCTCAGCATCTGTGGGCCACCCATTAGCAACGCAGCCTTGA
- a CDS encoding DUF3152 domain-containing protein: MNLTAAAVLLSPRVRRSSSMAALLATVLLASACSSPASQQQQQRPAAPSNTAAAVPPGSTPSSSGTSSSTPTASGTTPGSTPPKPSSSQVTPRPAVPVRKTKRHTYKVITRGKVLTNTKQFAAEAAKIYADPRGWKKASHRFVRVPASAPADFTLVLASPQSVASFSPSCKKQFSCRVGKYVVINDLNWRKKTPAFKGSLDTYHHMVLNHETGHWLGLKHRYCAKNGDKASLMQQQSKSLQGCVANGWPTDAEVASVR; this comes from the coding sequence TTGAATTTGACCGCCGCAGCAGTACTCCTTTCCCCTCGAGTGCGTCGTAGCAGCAGTATGGCTGCGCTCCTTGCAACAGTACTGCTGGCCTCAGCGTGTTCCAGCCCAGCCTCTCAACAGCAACAGCAACGACCCGCTGCGCCATCGAACACAGCAGCAGCCGTACCTCCTGGCTCGACACCAAGCAGCTCGGGTACTTCTTCGAGCACACCAACTGCTTCGGGAACTACACCGGGCAGCACCCCACCAAAGCCCTCCAGCTCTCAAGTGACCCCACGCCCAGCTGTGCCGGTCAGAAAAACCAAACGTCACACCTATAAAGTCATTACCCGCGGGAAAGTCCTCACAAACACGAAGCAATTCGCTGCCGAAGCCGCGAAAATCTACGCCGATCCACGAGGCTGGAAAAAAGCAAGCCACCGGTTTGTCCGTGTACCTGCGAGCGCCCCAGCAGATTTCACCCTCGTCCTGGCCTCCCCGCAGAGCGTTGCTTCCTTCTCTCCCTCGTGCAAAAAGCAGTTCAGCTGCCGAGTAGGCAAGTACGTGGTCATTAACGACCTCAATTGGCGCAAGAAAACTCCTGCTTTTAAGGGGTCGTTGGACACCTACCATCACATGGTTCTCAACCATGAGACCGGTCACTGGTTGGGGCTGAAGCACCGTTACTGCGCCAAGAACGGCGATAAGGCTTCTCTCATGCAACAGCAGTCAAAAAGCCTTCAAGGCTGCGTTGCTAATGGGTGGCCCACAGATGCTGAGGTGGCATCCGTCCGATAG
- a CDS encoding acylphosphatase, whose amino-acid sequence MSVEKATFFVSGHVQGVGFRWWTKSQALELGLDGFARNLCDGRVEVVAQGNREAIEELGARLATQPSQHRRPGRAEAVVTQWGSVRQDVGRFREL is encoded by the coding sequence GTGAGCGTGGAAAAAGCGACGTTTTTTGTTTCAGGGCATGTGCAAGGTGTCGGGTTTCGATGGTGGACAAAATCACAGGCACTGGAACTTGGGCTTGATGGTTTTGCTCGCAATCTGTGTGACGGACGTGTTGAAGTGGTCGCTCAAGGAAACCGGGAGGCGATCGAGGAGTTAGGTGCGCGTTTGGCAACGCAGCCGAGCCAGCACAGGCGCCCTGGCAGGGCGGAGGCAGTGGTGACGCAGTGGGGCAGTGTTCGCCAAGATGTGGGACGGTTTCGTGAACTGTGA
- the smc gene encoding chromosome segregation protein SMC: MYVANLTLRGFKSFASATSFTLEPGITAVVGPNGSGKSNVVDALAWVMGEQGAKSLRGGKMEDVIFAGTSGRAPLGRAQVTMTIDNSDGALPIDYSEVTISRTMFRAGSSEYSINGTACRLLDIQELLSDSGIGKEMHVIVGQGRLDDVLRSTPEQRRGLIEEAAGVLKHRRRKEKALRKLETMEVNLSRVVDLAGEVRRRLGPLGRQAETARKAALWQAEVRDARLRLYAEDLVQKQATLTQEQADHTALQARAIEVQAQLAHAKEAVAAATARAGEVAREAETLNEQTHQLQVLRDRFATYGRLATERLNSLQQMERATHNHTGKDPEALRADAQKAREFEQTLTEEVEQARNDLETIRTERSSAEQAHAEERDRIAAVTKALADRREGLAKLAGQVAAKQSRVETLESQWAASQAQIETATKKADEAEQEHHALHKQLSAEENESDIERQLARVREEHAAALQALSEAEQHHRQAISERDRAHARCEAFEMGLRSMSDSQALLAHDAPPSWGTLASMITVNNGWETAIAAALGAAGEAVTYPTIEQAIEGLTHLRAVGDAGAAIVVADGELLPSATPESNCPGQRAIDLLTAKPDVHSVVAALLAKTVCVETVTEAVEYLRSHAPSTPHLRVVTRAGDIFEPGLVQAAGEPGSSRIEIAAARDEAHRHQEEASIRVEQAATVVADASHLAETLTDRLKQLTEELRKTDAEKAAKTAKLAALQATLRAATTQVQQLTTAAEKAASALAADQAALEEIRARHEAALAAPEAEEPSTKQLARLEAAASTARAAETSCLLNLRTAEERLRASQGRADRLEAAARAEENARTEAARRRTILQGKIQATALLREAAEHSVARITTSLEIGTSRRDGIATERQQVEEHLAAARGRTDQLAEELRTLTDTAHRDEMARAELRMRIENLLTKVTEEFGIGEDILLDEYGPDKLVPPLEVASATPTEAPENASTAAEDPGHTPAPRKTRRRKSAQISTEPRPYVREEQEAIVKDREKKLAKLGKVNPLALEEYAALEERHAFLNGQIEDLRAGKRDLLSIIADVDDRVQRAFMEAYEDTAREFAGVFSRLFPGGEGRLILTEPDSPLTTGIEVEARPPGKKVKRLSLLSGGERSLTAMALLVSIFKARPSPFYIMDEVEAALDDVNLGRLLMLFEELRESSQLIVITHQKRTMEKADALYGVTMRGDGVTRVVSQRLRNQQESPEKDRASA; this comes from the coding sequence GTGTACGTCGCCAATCTCACCCTGCGTGGATTCAAGTCTTTCGCCTCGGCGACATCGTTCACGCTAGAGCCGGGAATCACCGCAGTGGTGGGACCCAACGGGTCAGGTAAATCGAACGTGGTGGATGCCCTCGCCTGGGTGATGGGGGAGCAAGGCGCCAAATCGCTGCGCGGCGGAAAAATGGAAGACGTCATCTTTGCTGGCACCTCAGGTCGCGCACCGCTAGGGCGAGCCCAAGTGACGATGACCATCGACAACTCCGACGGCGCATTACCCATCGACTACTCCGAGGTGACAATCTCTCGAACAATGTTCCGGGCCGGTAGCTCGGAGTACTCGATCAACGGCACAGCCTGCCGCCTGCTCGACATTCAAGAACTCCTGTCTGACTCAGGCATCGGTAAAGAAATGCACGTCATCGTCGGCCAAGGACGCCTCGATGACGTTCTGCGATCCACGCCGGAACAACGCCGCGGACTCATCGAAGAAGCAGCAGGGGTGCTCAAACACCGACGCCGCAAGGAAAAAGCACTCCGAAAACTGGAGACGATGGAGGTCAACCTCAGCCGCGTCGTCGACCTCGCAGGTGAAGTGCGCCGCCGTCTTGGCCCGCTAGGACGCCAGGCAGAGACAGCCAGAAAAGCCGCCCTATGGCAGGCAGAAGTCAGAGACGCCCGACTGCGCCTATATGCAGAGGACTTGGTGCAGAAACAAGCCACCTTGACCCAGGAACAAGCCGACCACACAGCGCTACAAGCACGCGCCATCGAAGTCCAAGCCCAACTCGCACATGCCAAAGAAGCAGTCGCGGCAGCAACAGCGCGGGCAGGAGAAGTTGCCCGCGAGGCAGAAACACTCAACGAACAAACGCATCAACTGCAGGTACTGCGTGACAGGTTCGCCACCTACGGTCGGTTGGCAACAGAACGGTTGAACTCTCTACAACAGATGGAACGTGCCACGCACAACCACACGGGCAAAGACCCAGAAGCACTACGTGCCGACGCACAAAAAGCACGCGAATTCGAACAAACTCTGACCGAAGAAGTCGAACAAGCGCGCAATGACCTAGAAACCATCCGAACAGAACGCAGTTCTGCCGAGCAAGCCCACGCCGAAGAAAGAGACCGCATCGCAGCCGTCACTAAAGCCCTTGCTGACAGGCGAGAAGGACTAGCGAAACTGGCTGGACAGGTAGCTGCCAAACAATCTCGCGTGGAAACCCTCGAATCACAGTGGGCCGCATCCCAGGCACAGATCGAAACAGCAACGAAAAAAGCCGACGAGGCCGAGCAAGAACACCACGCTCTCCACAAGCAACTCTCAGCAGAAGAAAACGAATCCGACATCGAACGCCAGCTGGCTCGTGTCCGCGAAGAACACGCAGCCGCACTCCAAGCACTCAGCGAAGCCGAACAGCACCACCGCCAAGCAATCAGTGAACGAGATCGTGCTCACGCCCGCTGTGAAGCATTCGAAATGGGGCTGCGCAGCATGAGCGATTCGCAAGCTTTGCTGGCTCACGACGCCCCACCATCATGGGGAACCTTGGCGTCCATGATCACCGTGAACAACGGGTGGGAAACTGCCATCGCAGCAGCCCTTGGCGCTGCAGGAGAAGCCGTCACATACCCGACGATTGAACAAGCCATCGAGGGACTGACACACCTGCGCGCGGTAGGCGATGCCGGAGCAGCGATAGTGGTAGCCGATGGCGAACTGCTACCAAGCGCTACACCAGAATCCAACTGCCCCGGACAGCGAGCCATCGACCTACTCACTGCGAAACCAGATGTACACAGTGTGGTTGCTGCCCTGTTGGCAAAAACAGTCTGCGTCGAAACCGTGACCGAGGCCGTCGAATACCTGCGTTCCCACGCACCCTCGACACCACACCTACGTGTGGTTACTCGCGCTGGCGACATATTCGAACCCGGCCTTGTCCAGGCTGCTGGCGAGCCCGGTTCAAGCCGTATCGAAATCGCTGCCGCTCGTGATGAAGCCCACCGACACCAAGAAGAAGCATCTATTCGCGTAGAGCAAGCCGCCACAGTAGTAGCTGACGCCTCGCACCTGGCTGAAACTCTCACAGATCGCCTCAAACAGCTCACCGAGGAACTACGCAAAACAGACGCAGAGAAAGCAGCAAAAACAGCCAAGCTCGCCGCACTGCAAGCAACCCTGCGAGCTGCTACCACCCAGGTGCAACAACTCACCACCGCCGCCGAAAAAGCAGCATCCGCGCTCGCAGCAGACCAGGCCGCCCTCGAAGAAATCCGCGCCCGTCACGAAGCAGCTCTAGCCGCCCCTGAGGCGGAGGAACCCTCAACAAAACAATTGGCTCGCCTTGAAGCTGCCGCATCAACAGCCCGGGCAGCAGAAACCTCATGCCTGCTTAACCTACGAACCGCTGAAGAGCGCCTGCGCGCAAGTCAAGGCCGAGCGGACCGGCTCGAAGCTGCAGCCCGTGCCGAGGAAAACGCACGAACTGAGGCAGCTCGACGCCGCACTATTCTGCAGGGCAAGATCCAAGCCACTGCCCTGCTGCGCGAAGCCGCTGAGCACAGCGTTGCCCGAATCACCACATCGTTGGAGATAGGGACTAGCCGCCGTGATGGCATTGCCACCGAACGCCAACAAGTCGAAGAACATCTGGCCGCTGCGCGAGGCCGCACTGACCAACTTGCCGAAGAGCTACGCACCCTTACTGACACGGCACACCGTGACGAAATGGCGCGAGCTGAACTGCGCATGCGCATCGAGAATCTCCTCACCAAAGTGACCGAAGAGTTCGGTATTGGAGAAGACATTCTCCTCGATGAATACGGCCCCGATAAGCTCGTCCCACCATTGGAAGTGGCTTCCGCTACGCCTACCGAAGCACCTGAAAATGCTTCGACTGCTGCTGAAGACCCAGGACATACACCGGCACCGAGGAAAACCCGCCGCCGCAAAAGCGCCCAGATCTCCACCGAACCGCGACCTTACGTCCGTGAAGAACAAGAAGCGATCGTCAAAGACCGCGAAAAGAAGCTCGCCAAACTAGGCAAAGTCAACCCGCTGGCCCTTGAAGAGTATGCGGCTTTGGAAGAACGGCATGCTTTCCTCAACGGACAGATCGAAGACCTGCGTGCCGGTAAGCGAGATCTCCTATCGATCATCGCTGACGTTGATGATCGAGTGCAGCGTGCCTTTATGGAGGCTTATGAAGACACCGCGCGCGAATTTGCCGGTGTTTTCTCTCGACTATTCCCAGGGGGAGAAGGGCGACTAATCCTCACCGAACCGGACAGCCCGCTTACTACCGGTATCGAGGTGGAAGCTCGCCCGCCCGGAAAGAAAGTAAAACGACTGTCGCTGCTCAGCGGCGGTGAACGATCCCTAACTGCGATGGCGTTGCTTGTCTCTATCTTCAAAGCCCGGCCGAGTCCGTTCTACATCATGGATGAAGTTGAAGCTGCTTTGGATGATGTGAACTTGGGACGGTTGCTCATGCTCTTTGAAGAGCTACGCGAGTCCAGTCAGCTCATTGTCATCACGCATCAGAAACGCACTATGGAAAAAGCTGACGCGTTGTACGGCGTGACGATGCGTGGAGATGGAGTAACCCGAGTGGTCTCGCAACGACTGCGGAACCAGCAGGAATCACCAGAGAAAGATCGTGCCAGTGCGTGA
- the ftsY gene encoding signal recognition particle-docking protein FtsY produces MLAWLTGPVDQILNDFGGILLAVIGVIVIGVGTLVTLLGPGRRRQTELPSASTAPEPPQQQDSEPVELEQPANARGRIQQLRVRLSRSNSALGRGLLTLIAGGRLDEETWQDMEDILIAADLGPEAASSIVTALRERVAAEGAQDEATIRAWLHEELLRVVDPTMDRRISSRQVDGRPAVILVVGVNGTGKTTTVGKLARVMVAENRKVTLGAADTFRAAAADQLTTWGQRVGVPTVRSDKEGADPAAVAFEAVKAGAEAGSDVVIVDTAGRLHNKTNLMDELGKIKRVIEKQSPLDEVLLVLDATTGQNGLAQAEVFAEAVNITGIVLTKLDGTAKGGIVVAVQRKLKVPVKLVGIGEGADDLAPFDPTSFVDSILGPDPARKANSPS; encoded by the coding sequence ATGCTCGCCTGGTTGACTGGTCCTGTGGATCAGATACTCAACGATTTCGGAGGAATTCTCCTCGCCGTCATCGGGGTGATCGTCATTGGCGTGGGGACGTTAGTCACGCTCCTCGGGCCAGGACGGCGCCGCCAAACCGAGCTCCCCTCAGCCAGCACTGCACCGGAGCCACCACAGCAACAAGATTCAGAACCTGTCGAACTTGAACAACCCGCGAATGCGCGGGGACGAATACAGCAGTTACGTGTTCGCTTATCTCGGTCTAACTCGGCCCTTGGTCGTGGCCTCCTTACCCTCATCGCTGGGGGGCGCCTCGACGAGGAAACATGGCAAGACATGGAAGACATCCTCATTGCTGCTGACCTTGGCCCCGAGGCTGCCTCCAGCATTGTGACTGCGCTACGGGAACGCGTCGCTGCTGAGGGCGCACAAGATGAGGCAACTATCCGTGCTTGGCTTCATGAAGAACTCTTGCGCGTGGTTGATCCCACCATGGATCGACGTATTTCTAGTAGGCAAGTCGATGGTCGCCCGGCGGTCATTCTTGTCGTAGGTGTGAACGGGACAGGTAAAACCACCACCGTCGGCAAGCTTGCTCGTGTCATGGTGGCGGAGAACCGCAAAGTCACTCTCGGTGCCGCAGATACTTTCCGCGCTGCTGCTGCCGACCAACTCACAACATGGGGTCAGCGGGTTGGGGTACCCACTGTTCGAAGTGACAAAGAAGGAGCCGATCCGGCTGCCGTTGCCTTCGAGGCGGTGAAAGCTGGTGCCGAGGCTGGTAGCGACGTCGTCATCGTGGATACAGCGGGGCGCCTGCATAACAAAACCAATCTCATGGATGAGCTAGGTAAAATTAAACGTGTCATCGAAAAGCAGAGTCCTCTCGATGAAGTACTGCTCGTACTCGATGCCACCACTGGTCAAAATGGGCTTGCTCAGGCTGAGGTCTTTGCCGAAGCGGTGAATATTACTGGAATCGTTCTCACTAAACTTGACGGGACAGCTAAAGGCGGCATCGTCGTAGCCGTTCAGCGCAAACTCAAAGTTCCTGTCAAGCTTGTCGGAATTGGTGAAGGCGCCGATGATCTTGCGCCCTTTGATCCGACTTCCTTCGTCGATTCCATCCTCGGCCCAGACCCCGCCCGTAAGGCTAACTCCCCTTCCTAG